The window GCAGTTTGCCTCTGTCTTCCGCAAAGCCTCATGACCAGCTGCCCTGAAAACTGTCCCCTGGTCCCGTCTCAGGGTTGACGCGCCTGTccctgtccatggtgctgaacaGCTTTTTCCCGAAGACGCCGTTGAGCTGCGGCTGCTGCTCCACAAATCCTCCGTATTTCTGGGTATTTTCGGGTTCTGCAGGTGAGATGTCAGCAATGATCGCTTCATCTACCCGGAGAGGCTTCTGAACTCAAAACAGAAGGAGTTGATCCCGAAGGAAGCCAAACGAATCGATTGTGACTCCTACGGTTGATTTCAGAGAGACTCCTTCGTCTCTcgcgctctctctttctcttttatttttttagacttTTCCGAAAGACGAACATTGGAATCATGGACCATTCGTGTAACTCATCTTAGCGTGGAAATATCTGGCCTAAAAATAACGACCAGCCGgctggggggtggggggactgGAACTAGCGGGTGAATTATCTTCATTTGTAGCATAtccaaaaatatttgtgttgATGCCGGAAAGGGGTCACTTCTATTCTGGATCAGCTGAGACTAAAACAACCCCTTTTGCCCTAAAATAAAAACTTGTCCTGAATACCAAATGTCAGTTTGAGGAGGCCTCATCAAGACAATGGAGGCGTCCGCCAATGGGTCCAGTTTTGGCATCGACTCTCTGCTGTCCCACAGGCCTGGGAGTCCGGTGTCCAAAGGGGACAGTCTGGTGGGAGAGTGCCGCTCCCCTCTGGAGTTCAGCCCCAGATCAGACGTGGAGAGCGGCTGTTCGTCGCCTCCGTCGCCGAGGAGGGAGTGCGTGGACGAGGTAGCCCAGAGGCAAGGTCACGGCGTCGGCCTACCACCGCACCTGCAGCACGCGCAGATATCTGCTGGGTCGCAGCAGAGGACCGTGACCTCGTCGTTTCTCATCAGAGATATTCTCGCGGACTGTAAGCCTCTGGCTGCCTGCGCACCTTACTCCAGCAATGGACAGCCGACTCAGGAGGCAGGGAGGCTGGCCTCGAAGATCGCGGACGACTTTATGGAGAAAATCCACAGCAACTCATCGTCAGACAGTGAATATAAAGGTAAGGGTGCCACACTGCCTGCCTACTCTACAGAGGAGAATGGAGGCAAGCCTGATGTACGTCATAATACATATTTGGctcaacagacacacaaacaagacaacatcaacaaagaaaaaaaacaaaaaaaaaaaccttttggtAGTTAAAAATTCCACTGAATGAGTTTTTCAAATCTATATTTTAACACTTTAAAACCTTTACTTATTTCtttattcagttatttattttgtatgatGTTTATGTTTGATTTATTGTTCTTCGCCTTTCATTTTGCATACGATAatcataaatgaaataaaagggTCATGTCTGTCTGGCACAAAATGTGTAAGCTAGTGTAATGTGGAAGAAAATAGAGCATAAAGTTGGAACAACAACAGAtcagcttttcaaaataaaggctaATTTGGATATTTTGGAGTGTTGACtggtgattaaaaataaaataaatgttccgtTTCTAACGTCTTAAATTATTTCCTGATAATTCAATCTTTTtactataaaaacaaaaattgagGCATCTATTTTCTAATAAAATATGCAGACACAGGTGATCATACAAACATACTGCTCTTATGTGATTAGTAGCAGGTCAGCGAAGCCAACGATAAGCAAAATATCGACGTGAAAATCTCTCGTGCTGAGTCGCGCTTGGTTACCTCTGGATGGTGACAGACCAGAGCCTTTTATCAAgttattataaataaaaaacaaaacaaaacaaaaacggctGCCTGCCTGTACACGCAAACACGCGTGGTCCGCTTCAAGCTCTGCGTTAAGCAGAATATCCGAAAAGCATCTGTTGATGTCAGTGAGGCACGAATGGTAGAGATGACAGGGTCGCCTCCAGATAAATGCCATCAAGGGCCTCTCTGTTTCCAATCATGTCAGCCATAACAGACGTGCCACCTCCACTGACAGTTTAATGAAGCAGTGCCTGGAAAGAACTCCACCGCTGTGGGCTACAACaggaaatacaaacaaaatcacactTAATACACCTAcaaactattattattattattattattattattattattattattattattattattatgttttctCGCAAGCTATTCATTTAAACGTAAAGTCACTGATTTCTTCTACATTTTCCGCCCGTGCGCTCACGTGCATCACAGAGTGGATGGAGACACTTCACCGACGCGCTGATTGATTGAGGAAGCCGCGGGTCCCACGCGCGGCTCCCGCCACGGTAACTTTGATTTCCACGAATCCGCCTCCTGTAATATATCAGGGATTTGATGCAATTTGTCCCCGGCGCTAATCAGATTTGTAACCGCGCCCGGCCGCCCAGCTCTTGATTTCCACTCATGTCCACGGTCCTGTGAAGTTTCTCCGGTCGCGGTTGAAAGGCTCGTCCTTTCCCTTGTGGCTCAATTAGGCGGATTATTGTGCTTCTTGAGACGACTCAACTATTCAAGTACCAAGATCTCTCGCCTTACTCGCTTctattgttttcttcttctttctcttcttcttctattttattttatattttttaactatCAGAGAATTAACTATAAGGACTACATATCAATGCTCTTCCTGACACGACACCACGTGTACAAAGAACAAAGGCTGTGTGTCTGCTGACAGGAAAATATCAAATTGGAGGGGTGAATATTGGAATAGCTTTTCATAACAATTTAAGGCCAAATCAAACAGCTCCATAAGCCTATAGGCGCAGTTTCCAGTGGCGTGATTTCACTCGAAAATGACAGCTCTTCTAAAACGTAGATAAAACTCATCgctggttaaaaaacaaattataaaatattttaacattagaaatgtttttaaaattgatttCTTTATATCTGCAGATTAAACGGTGCACTTTGGAGCCCGCAGAAAGTGATTTTgtgttcatttaaaaatgaaactttaaaaacaaaataaagcctTCTGGTCAAAAGTTCGgcttaatacacacacacacacacacaaacatatatgtatatatctatatagatatatagatatatatattatttccaATCAAAATTTCCAAAAtaagttttggttttgttttttttacacacaaaaaacagaaaaattttGACAAATCCTTAAAGTCaaatttaattttgtatttttgtggttTTCGTCTTCAAATCCTACATTAGGTAAGCGCAACGTAACAGGGCAAACCATttattctgtttgtgtttactgATAGTTGTTTGCCCTGTAGGACAGTCATGCACAGATTTATTAGCCTCCTCTTCTTGTGGAGGATGCACGCAAAAAAAGATCTACTGTGTGCTGTGGGAGAGGCCTTAACTTTGGTTTCACTCTGTTTCGGTCAACCagtgaaagaggagggagacagagagatcTCAAGCAGCAGAGACAGCCCTCAGGTCCGGCTGAAGAAGCCCAGGAAGGCCCGGACAGCCTTCACAGACCACCAGCTGGCCCAACTGGAGCGCAGTTTCGAGCGGCAGAAGTACCTGAGCGTCCAGGACCGCATGGAGCTGGCGGCCTCCCTCAACCTCACCGACACGCAGGTCAAGACCTGGTACCAGAACCGGAGGTAAAGTCGCTGCTGTTTTCTAAaagggaggggggtgggggttaaTCTCGTTTCTCACGGCCGGCTCATGACCCGGGACGCCATGTTTTCCAACTGAAGGTGGCAAGATTTCACCTCATATCTGAGTGAATGCGGGACGGCAACGAACCATTAACTTCGATTATTGATCAGCCTGCCTTTTTCTATTAATTGATTTATTGTGTGGTCCATAAAATGTTAGAATAACTTTAAATATATCTGACATCTGATCCCAAATCATAAAAACAGCTTTCACGTTTGAAGTAGAGGAACAAAttgctttatttgtttgtttttcttttttgttgttgttcttcttcttattaGATAAAAATTTCAGCTCTAACTTGTACATCTACGGGAGCACTTACTGACTGGCAGCACTTCTGTGGATTAGTGCtggatatttgtattttatatactcttaagaaaaaattaaaagggCATCACATAATGGAGACATGTCACGTGAcctcaaaaatatattttctatatCAGCTTTTCAAATACATTAGCAAAGCTGCACAAGCTGCACAGgaaacaaatgtaaaataaataaaaatagttttggGTTCAGATAACTTTATTTATCTGCAGTCTGTCTCTGAGGCAGCTAAATgacataaataaatttaaaaacaacactttgGACTATGAATAATGTATCATTGCATGTGTGCATATTAATAATTCAAACAAACTACTATATCTACTCAATTATCTTTAGTATGAATTATTCACCTGCATGGAGTGCACACTGGCAACCTAACAGACATCGCTGGGTGTGAATACATGTGGCAGGTTGGAGATTTTAGtgattttagaaagaaaaaaaactcactTGAATGTTAATTGGATTCCAGGTAAACAGATGGGAGATATTTTGGTGTGTCAAACACGAGACACGTATTCAGATATACATATGCtccacacttaaaaaaaagaaagaaagaaaagaagctaAAACCTAAAAACATCTTTTATCTCTTCCAGGACAAAGTGGAAGAGGCAGACGGCGGTAGGACTCGAGCTTCTGGCCGAAGCTGGAAACTACTCCGCCCTGCAGAGGATGTTCCCGTCCCCGTACTTCTACCCGCAGAGCCTGGTGTCCAACCTGGACCCCGGAGCTGCCCTATATCTGTACAGAGGCCCATCGGCGCCCCCGCCGGCCCTGCAGAGACCCCTGGTTCCTCGGATCCTGCTCCACGGCCTGCAGGGGGCCAGCGAGCCGCCACCTCCTCCGCCTCCCCTGCCTCCTATGAGCGGCGTGCTTCCCCGGCCAGCTCAGCAGCGGTGAGCGGGCCCCTGCAGATAttatttttccttatttttattattatttttttttggtttttccttCGCCGATCCTGGCAGCTTGGGACTCGTTAGAATAAAcgacacaaagacagaaagagtttaaaaaaaaaaaacccgaagAAAACTAAGACTAAAACAAACTGTTCGGCCTTTAAATGGTGAAAACTGATCCACGATGAACCCAGACGGACGGACCTTTGTGATTGAGACCCCCCGCTGCCTGTAtggaagttttttttctttttctttgtgtctttgggGGCAGgaactttatttataacttatttatttttcaatatgAATCAAAGCATCTaagttatgtatttatt is drawn from Pelmatolapia mariae isolate MD_Pm_ZW linkage group LG7, Pm_UMD_F_2, whole genome shotgun sequence and contains these coding sequences:
- the barhl1b gene encoding barH-like homeobox 1b; the encoded protein is MEASANGSSFGIDSLLSHRPGSPVSKGDSLVGECRSPLEFSPRSDVESGCSSPPSPRRECVDEVAQRQGHGVGLPPHLQHAQISAGSQQRTVTSSFLIRDILADCKPLAACAPYSSNGQPTQEAGRLASKIADDFMEKIHSNSSSDSEYKVKEEGDREISSSRDSPQVRLKKPRKARTAFTDHQLAQLERSFERQKYLSVQDRMELAASLNLTDTQVKTWYQNRRTKWKRQTAVGLELLAEAGNYSALQRMFPSPYFYPQSLVSNLDPGAALYLYRGPSAPPPALQRPLVPRILLHGLQGASEPPPPPPPLPPMSGVLPRPAQQR